A DNA window from Fragaria vesca subsp. vesca linkage group LG3, FraVesHawaii_1.0, whole genome shotgun sequence contains the following coding sequences:
- the LOC101305548 gene encoding EPIDERMAL PATTERNING FACTOR-like protein 6-like — protein sequence MEWKSKRVLSSSWFMINKLTSLFFLLSISALLFTIINSTSTCTKDCIFPSSSAQADTNFQEEQREESVMMMMTPLSLARRYLSGPGSSPPRCNSKCGRCTPCKPVHVPVPPGTPVTAEYYPEAWRCKCGNRLYMP from the exons ATGGAGTGGAAGAGCAAGAGAGTACTAAGCAGCAGCTGGTTTATGATCAACAAGCTCACCTCCCTTTTCTTCTTGCTCTCAATCTCTGCACTACTATTCACCATCATCAACTCTACTTCTACATGTACTAAAG ATTGTATCTTTCCCTCAAGTAGTGCTCAAGCTGATACAAATTTTCAG GAGGAGCAGAGGGAGGAGAGTGTGATGATGATGATGACGCCTTTGAGCTTGGCGAGGAGATACTTGAGCGGGCCAGGGTCGTCGCCGCCTCGCTGCAACTCCAAGTGCGGCAGGTGCACGCCGTGCAAGCCGGTTCATGTGCCGGTGCCGCCTGGAACTCCGGTGACGGCGGAGTACTACCCGGAAGCGTGGAGGTGCAAGTGTGGCAACAGGTTGTACATGCCATGA
- the LOC101299362 gene encoding uncharacterized protein LOC101299362, with protein MSAEEKLRFKFNKKLKIAVGNSKFSNSGRKRAEDNVNDSENGKRENYRSSVRDKKFHTAEEGSRGSFDRRKRTYIDRDAAWEANSNEEAPYRKVLSKKGQNQLKYGYINEKNYSRSPSRPRYKWGSNESDSAAKRFSPRDRSAKVYNNFGDEKNNSRFPSRPRSKWGSDRLENASETKRFSPKVRSAKVFNDRKVKEGDDFGNEKRSPSHPRTTWGSDTTASDTKRFSPKVRSEKRSNKTKVKDVDEIESVTSDGGLSASLKKQNQLKPDLRKSPNISLPNTVKKKARDKNILDEGSEVLDGQHKKKKRMRLDPHDISNKRLDDSIATNEKLKEKDKDVEEKAEISKNAQFRAIQPSPSILSYVEDNLLGRRRLIELRRAGYNTEISAPLDNTPFSTSSDRERIEENIFRSKLTFFAAAKVSSSFPPPDLPEIAFAGRSNVGKSSLLNALTRNWGVARTSDKPGLTQTINFFNLGSKLCLVDLPGYGFAYAKEEVKDAWEELVKEYVSTRVGLKRVCLLIDTKWGMKPRDRELIDLMERSQTKYQILLTKSDAVFPIDVARRAMQIEESLKANKSVVQPVLMMSSRTGAGIRSLRTVLAKIARVAKI; from the exons ATGTCTGCAGAAGAAAAATTAAGGTTTAAGTTCAATAAGAAGCTCAAAATAGCAGTTGGAAATTCCAAGTTTTCTAATAGCGGAAGAAAGAGGGCTGAAGATAATGTCAATGACAGTGAGAATGGTAAGAGAGAGAACTATAGATCTAGTGTAAGAGATAAAAAGTTTCATACTGCTGAAGAAGGGAGTCGGGGATCTTTTGATAGAAGGAAGAGAACCTATATTGATCGAGATGCAGCTTGGGAGGCTAACAGTAATGAGGAGGCACCTTATAGGAAGGTTTTATCTAAAAAAGGACAGAATCAATTGAAGTATGGTTATATTAATGAGAAGAACTACAGTAGATCTCCTTCACGTCCTCGTTACAAGTGGGGTTCTAATGAGAGTGATTCTGCAGCTAAACGGTTTTCTCCCAGGGATAGAAGTGCAAAAGTGTATAATAACTTCGGTGATGAAAAGAATAATAGTAGGTTTCCTTCTCGTCCCCGTTCTAAGTGGGGTTCTGATAGATTAGAGAATGCTTCTGAAACTAAACGTTTTTCTCCAAAGGTGAGAAGTGCAAAAGTTTTCAATGATAGAAAAGTTAAGGAGGGTGATGATTTTGGAAATGAAAAGAGATCTCCTTCGCATCCTCGCACTACATGGGGTTCTGATACCACTGCTTCTGATACTAAACGTTTTTCGCCTAAGGTTAGAAGTGAAAAACGTTCCAATAAAACCAAAGTTAAGGATGTTGATGAGATAGAATCTGTTACAAGTGATGGTGGTCTGAGTGCTTCACTGAAGAAACAAAACCAATTAAAACCAGACTTGAGAAAATCCCCAAATATATCTCTTCCAAACACTGTGAAGAAAAAAGCACGCGACAAGAATATCTTGGATGAAGGATCAGAGGTGCTAGATGGTCAGCATAAGAAGAAGAAGCGAATGCGACTAGATCCACATGACATTTCAAACAAACGTCTTGATGATAGTATTGCTACAAATG AAAAATTGAAAGAGAAGGACAAAGATGTTGAGGAAAAAGCTGAGATATCAAAGAATGCACAATTTCGTGCAATCCAACCAAGTCCTTCAATTCTCTCCTATGTTGAAGATAAT TTGTTGGGTCGTAGACGCTTGATTGAGCTGAGGAGGGCAGGCTACAACACTGAAATTTCTGCACCATTGGATAATACTCCGTTCTCTACCAGCTCTGATAGAGAGCGGATTGAGGAAAAC ATATTTAGGAGTAAATTGACATTTTTTGCCGCTGCAAAAGTTTCATCATCATTTCCACCTCCTGATCTTCCAGAGATTGCATTTGCAG GAAGGTCAAATGTTGGGAAATCATCACTACTTAATGCACTTACCAGAAATTGGGGTGTTGCACGGACATCAGACAAACCTGGTCTTACTCAG ACTATAAATTTCTTCAATCTTGGATCAAAGCTCTGTTTGGTTGATTTGCCTGGATATGGGTTCGCTTATGCTAAAGAAGAAGTTAAGGATGCTTGGGAGGAGCTT GTGAAGGAGTATGTTTCCACAAGAGTTGGTCTAAAACGAGTGTGCTTACTTATTGATACCAAATGGGGAATGAAACCGAGGGATCGTGAACTCATTGACCTGATGGAAAG ATCTCAAACTAAGTATCAGATCTTATTAACAAAGTCGGATGCGGTTTTCCCGATTGATGTAGCACGCCGTGCAATGCAAATTGAAGAG AGCCTCAAGGCAAATAAGTCTGTGGTTCAACCTGTG TTAATGATGAGCTCAAGAACTGGAGCTGGTATACGAAGTTTACGAACAGTGCTAGCAAAAATTGCTCGAGTTGCCAAAATATAA
- the LOC101299652 gene encoding uncharacterized protein LOC101299652, whose amino-acid sequence MCPLRFILVFLSATLAGFFLLRNLKSEQPQLAPTDDDTHLDNPKNSPNRFSKVCSAMESGFWTFVDMASGRYLWRHLVTSSAKSTD is encoded by the exons ATGTGTCCCCTCCGATTCATCCTCGTCTTCCTCTCCGCCACTCTCGCCGGCTTCTTCCTCCTCAGAAACCTCAAATCCGAGCAGCCCCAATTGGCCCCCACCGACGATGACACCCACCTCGATAACCCCAAAAACTCCCCCAATCGGTTTTCCAAG GTTTGCTCAGCCATGGAATCTGGGTTCTGGACTTTTGTGGACATGGCCAGTGGAAGGTACCTATGGAGGCATTTGGTCACGTCTTCTGCAAAGTCAACGGATTGA
- the LOC101305837 gene encoding 15-cis-phytoene desaturase, chloroplastic/chromoplastic-like, which yields MRNKIAYVPHPTDEIFRSTKQALDLILLFEMKLLTLPVPHPCSPNPTLLRFKFKPQSSLQYPNLTPPKPQSQPTQKPRVVVIGAGLAGLAAATHLNSQNIPFLLLEASDDVGGRVRTDLVDDFLLDRGFQIFITAYPEARKLLDYQALDLQTFYSGARIYYNGQFHTVADPLRNFWDSIKSLANPIGSVSDKLLIGLTRLRVLIKSDEEIFASSEVSTMELLRKTGFSDSIIGRFFQPFFGGVFFDKKLETTSRLFDFIFKCLALGDNTLPSKGIGAIPKQLAAKLPADSILFNSKVLSIDLDGEAPLVRLENGEELSSELGVIVAVEQPEADKLLAGKAYEPVQRKPARSTVCLYFSTDRDNIPVQDPVLFLNGSGKGIVNNMFFATNVAPSYGPSEKALVSISLVGDFENVKDEDLTVQVVRELSDWFGGSMVGSWRHLRTYRIKFAQPNQSPPVHSTRDSRVKSGVYVCGDHVTTATFDGALVSGRRAVEALLRDNALNRVI from the coding sequence ATGAGGAACAAGATTGCCTATGTCCCACATCCTACAGATGAAATTTTCCGATCAACCAAACAAGCCCTCGATCTCATCCTTCTTTTCGAAATGAAACTCCTCACTCTACCTGTCCCTCATCCCTGTTCTCCAAACCCTACCCTCCTCCGCTTCAAATTCAAACCCCAATCATCTCTACAGTACCCAAATCTCACTCCCCCTAAACCTCAATCCCAACCAACACAAAAACCACGTGTCGTCGTCATCGGCGCCGGCCTCGCCGGCCTAGCCGCAGCCACCCACCTCAACTCCCAAAACATCCCCTTCCTTCTTCTCGAAGCTTCTGATGACGTCGGCGGCCGTGTCCGAACCGACCTTGTCGACGACTTTCTTCTCGACCGCGGTTTCCAAATCTTCATTACAGCTTACCCCGAAGCTCGGAAGCTTCTCGATTACCAAGCCCTCGATCTTCAAACATTCTACTCGGGAGCTAGAATATACTACAATGGCCAGTTCCACACCGTAGCCGATCCTCTGCGCAATTTTTGGGATTCCATCAAGTCCTTAGCTAATCCAATCGGATCAGTTTCTGATAAACTGCTTATCGGATTGACGAGACTCCGGGTTTTGATCAAATCCGATGAAGAAATATTTGCTTCAAGTGAAGTCTCCACGATGGAGCTGCTGAGGAAAACCGGGTTTTCGGATTCGATCATAGGCCGATTCTTTCAACCCTTTTTCGGCGGAGTTTTCTTCGACAAGAAGCTCGAGACTACTTCCAGATTGTTCGATTTCATCTTCAAGTGTCTTGCTCTTGGAGACAACACTCTTCCTTCCAAAGGCATTGGCGCCATTCCAAAACAATTGGCGGCAAAGTTGCCAGCTGATTCGATTCTCTTCAACTCGAAGGTCCTTTCGATTGATCTCGATGGCGAGGCGCCGCTTGTGAGGTTGGAGAATGGAGAAGAGTTGAGTAGCGAGCTAGGTGTGATAGTGGCAGTTGAGCAACCAGAAGCGGATAAGCTTTTGGCGGGAAAGGCGTATGAACCGGTCCAAAGGAAACCGGCTCGGAGTACTGTTTGTTTGTATTTCTCAACAGACCGGGACAATATTCCGGTCCAAGATCCCGTTTTGTTTCTTAACGGTTCAGGTAAAGGCATTGTGAATAACATGTTCTTTGCAACAAATGTAGCTCCGTCTTATGGACCATCTGAAAAGGCATTGGTTTCGATATCCTTGGTCGGAGACTTTGAGAATGTGAAAGATGAGGATTTGACGGTTCAAGTTGTTCGTGAGCTCTCTGACTGGTTCGGGGGATCCATGGTAGGATCTTGGAGGCATCTAAGAACGTATCGGATCAAATTCGCACAACCTAATCAATCTCCGCCGGTTCATTCAACAAGAGATTCTCGAGTCAAGTCGGGTGTTTACGTATGCGGTGATCATGTCACAACTGCCACATTTGATGGTGCTTTGGTTTCGGGAAGAAGAGCAGTAGAAGCTTTGCTCAGAGACAATGCCTTGAATCGAGTAATTTAA
- the LOC101298496 gene encoding uncharacterized protein LOC101298496, whose amino-acid sequence MGNYRFRLADMIPNAWFYKLTDMSKTRKHNTTSPKKKPPTSSFPPQRTTHLSQTRYSYYITTDQQPNRDERFFYNSPTCPKGSDTNFPEQPRRSSTKRSRRKAVYRPSPKKHVISSSVSSGHCSCQCHASTPESLDYFGSSSSERNSTETHDFHELIPSEFESDQLGASEFGSYSCRVSSSTSDTIIDKKKEGSTNKVHDRFDMISELELPPILTKPTKLDDRSKAIESTKFRKSTSSKLKETKGHQSLSVKIVKEERSSSRIQKDQKTAAPYVRNSSASPTGIRLRGNSPRLASKKLQQPFGSKKSVSKNRGGISDSFAVVKSSLDPQRDFKDSMREMIMENNIKESKDLEDLLACYLSLNSREYHDLIVKAFEQIWFDMARIKI is encoded by the coding sequence ATGGGTAACTACAGGTTCAGATTGGCAGATATGATACCAAATGCCTGGTTTTACAAGCTTACAGATATGAGCAAAACCAGAAAACACAACACTACTTCTCCCAAGAAAAAACCACCAACCTCTTCATTCCCACCACAAAGAACCACCCATCTTTCACAAACCAGATACTCCTACTACATCACAACAGACCAACAACCCAACAGAGATGAAAGGTTCTTCTACAATTCACCTACATGCCCCAAAGGCTCAGATACAAATTTTCCAGAACAACCAAGAAGGTCATCCACTAAAAGAAGCAGAAGGAAAGCTGTTTACAGGCCTTCTCCTAAGAAACATGTCATTTCTTCCTCTGTTTCATCAGGCCATTGTAGCTGTCAATGTCATGCCTCAACTCCTGAGTCTCTTGACTACTTTGGCTCATCTTCAAGTGAGAGAAATTCCACTGAAACTCATGACTTTCATGAATTGATTCCATCCGAGTTCGAAAGCGACCAGTTGGGTGCTAGTGAGTTTGGCTCTTATAGCTGCAGAGTAAGTTCTTCAACTTCTGATACTATCATTGACAAGAAAAAAGAAGGCTCAACCAACAAAGTCCATGATCGGTTTGACATGATCTCGGAGTTAGAGCTTCCTCCAATCTTGACAAAGCCAACGAAGCTTGATGATCGTAGTAAGGCCATTGAGTCCACCAAGTTCAGGAAGAGTACGTCATCCAAATTGAAGGAAACAAAAGGGCACCAGTCTCTTTCTGTGAAGATTGTCAAGGAAGAAAGAAGCAGTAGTAGGATACAGAAGGACCAAAAGACAGCAGCTCCTTACGTTCGGAACTCGTCTGCTTCTCCAACCGGCATAAGGCTTCGAGGCAACTCTCCGAGACTAGCAAGCAAGAAACTTCAGCAGCCCTTTGGTAGTAAAAAGAGTGTGTCAAAGAATAGAGGAGGCATTTCGGACAGCTTTGCAGTTGTGAAGTCCTCACTTGACCCTCAGAGGGACTTCAAGGACTCAATGAGGGAGATGATCATGGAGAATAACATCAAGGAATCTAAGGATTTGGAAGACCTCCTTGCTTGTTATCTTTCACTCAACTCAAGGGAATACCATGATCTCATTGTCAAGGCTTTCGAGCAAATCTGGTTCGATATGGCTCGCATTAAAATCTGA
- the LOC101304955 gene encoding uncharacterized protein LOC101304955 — translation MRLHSSLKSKVLHPCTKLFRIFRFKLKRPFFIRPRHVRPHYNKVQTTPKKNKITALFRSAFRSLRKPKGMDRLAAIKSFSEKGDRRVLPPSPVTPAYVKAMAEKRVNSDDDEVQDACRSFENYLVEMIVEEGKLRDLTDVEELLYCWKNLKCPVYIDLVSRFYGELCKDLFSPDNTDGSCSL, via the coding sequence ATGAGGTTACACTCATCCTTGAAATCCAAGGTACTCCACCCATGCACAAAACTTTTTCGAATCTTCAGATTCAAGCTCAAAAGGCCCTTCTTTATAAGACCCCGTCATGTTCGTCCTCACTACAACAAGGTTCAAACGACTCCCAAGAAGAATAAGATAACTGCATTGTTCCGGTCAGCTTTCCGTTCACTGAGGAAGCCAAAGGGAATGGACAGACTAGCAGCCATCAAGAGTTTCTCCGAGAAAGGTGACCGTAGAGTGCTTCCTCCCTCACCAGTTACACCAGCCTATGTGAAGGCAATGGCTGAAAAAAGAGTAAACTCAGATGACGACGAAGTGCAGGATGCATGCAGGAGTTTCGAGAACTACTTGGTGGAGATGATTGTTGAAGAAGGGAAACTGAGGGATTTGACCGATGTGGAAGAGCTTCTGTATTGCTGGAAGAACCTGAAATGCCCGGTTTACATTGATTTGGTTAGTAGATTCTATGGAGAACTTTGCAAGGACTTGTTCTCTCCTGACAATACTGATGGAAGTTGTAGTTTATAG
- the LOC101298778 gene encoding regulator of ribonuclease-like protein 3-like, with product MYFFWKTLFEEIFKRYKLTDIVDGSEPCPDRFLIDMNGNITDQADPAFDVWHEKDQKIIMWIKSTLSDDVALPLVINGDIPSNSSRELWLGLEKRFAVAGVSAEYRKSMFAAALATTDICDANPALLKSGDLRLLAPIFQKFGKWRRFSGRVVTLKVFEDNTLVLEALSRQGEGRVLVVDGGGSMRRAVSGGMVAKYAELMGWAGIVVNGCVRDVDEINECEIGVRALATCPVRPTKGKDGSSGQKHVDVNIGGTWILDGEWLYADNDGILVSTTKLSI from the coding sequence ATGTACTTCTTCTGGAAGACGCTGTTTGAGGAGATCTTCAAGCGTTACAAGCTCACCGACATTGTCGACGGGAGCGAACCCTGTCCTGACAGGTTCCTGATCGATATGAATGGAAACATCACGGATCAAGCCGATCCCGCCTTTGATGTTTGGCACGAGAAGGATCAGAAGATCATAATGTGGATCAAGTCGACTCTTTCCGACGACGTGGCCCTCCCACTAGTCATAAACGGAGACATCCCTTCCAATTCCAGTCGCGAGCTATGGCTTGGCCTCGAGAAGAGATTCGCAGTTGCCGGGGTGTCAGCCGAGTATAGGAAAAGTATGTTCGCCGCCGCCTTGGCGACCACGGACATTTGTGACGCAAATCCCGCTCTGTTGAAGAGTGGGGACTTGCGTCTTTTGGCGCCAATTTTTCAAAAATTTGGAAAATGGCGCAGGTTTTCGGGTCGTGTTGTGACCCTAAAGGTGTTTGAGGACAACACTTTGGTGTTGGAGGCTTTGTCGAGACAAGGGGAGGGGAGGGTGTTGGTTGTGGACGGCGGAGGAAGCATGAGACGTGCCGTCTCCGGAGGGATGGTGGCAAAGTATGCGGAGTTGATGGGGTGGGCTGGGATTGTTGTGAATGGATGCGTCAGAGATGTGGATGAGATCAATGAATGTGAGATCGGCGTGAGAGCTTTGGCGACTTGTCCGGTGAGACCTACTAAAGGTAAGGATGGAAGCAGTGGACAGAAGCATGTTGATGTCAACATTGGAGGAACATGGATTCTTGATGGAGAATGGTTGTATGCAGATAATGATGGAATCCTTGTCTCCACGACTAAATTGTCTATCTAA
- the LOC101305254 gene encoding uncharacterized protein LOC101305254, which translates to MESAGGKPLKPSSNISDIVSKFAKVCKLRSIGVHQPHNSSNAPSGEDSSDVTEDTECGGVKIHPQPVEVKGESKICGGEELSKLFDIVSTLKLAYVQLQEAHLPYNPKKIIAADERFMAELEAICKMKRVYKEKQFVKLKSESSRSVILKKKIELNEKLLEEFKLQMEVNNSEIICLHKELRDLNLVNATLAEKVRQMSLQRKTTRVWTITRFQDTYRAASKSIHDFAKPLISLMKATGWDLDLAAKAIEAEAAYLKRSHKKYAFEAYISRRMFSGISLKSYNVDGIMRYDDPIDVLIENPDSDFARYCGEKYLQVVHPMMETRFFGNLDHRTLVLSGKHPRTSFYQIFARMARWIWVLHRIAPLIDSEAKMFAVKRGSKFSHVYMESVVEDGEDAAVSDGRKVEFMVMPGFKILETLVKSRVYVSK; encoded by the coding sequence ATGGAATCAGCCGGGGGTAAACCCCTTAAACCCTCCTCAAACATATCTGATATAGTCTCCAAGTTTGCCAAAGTTTGCAAATTGAGATCCATTGGAGTGCACCAACCTCACAACAGCAGTAATGCTCCTTCGGGCGAAGATAGCAGCGATGTGACTGAGGACACCGAGTGTGGTGGGGTGAAGATCCATCCCCAACCTGTTGAAGTTAAAGGAGAAAGCAAAATCTGTGGAGGTGAGGAGTTATCCAAGTTGTTTGACATTGTTTCGACACTGAAGTTGGCTTATGTTCAGCTCCAGGAAGCTCACTTACCCTACAACCCAAAAAAGATTATAGCTGCAGATGAGCGTTTTATGGCTGAGCTTGAAGCAATATGTAAGATGAAGCGCGTGTACAAGGAGAAGCAATTTGTGAAGTTGAAGTCAGAATCTTCTCGTTCTGTTATTCTCAAGAAGAAAATTGAATTGAATGAGAAGCTGCTGGAGGAGTTTAAGTTACAAATGGAAGTCAACAATTCTGAGATAATCTGCCTGCATAAAGAGCTCAGAGATTTGAATTTGGTGAATGCGACACTGGCTGAGAAGGTAAGGCAGATGAGTTTGCAAAGGAAGACCACAAGGGTTTGGACCATCACAAGATTTCAGGATACTTACAGAGCTGCGTCGAAATCAATTCATGACTTCGCAAAGCCTTTAATCAGTTTGATGAAAGCTACAGGCTGGGACTTGGACCTTGCAGCAAAAGCAATAGAAGCAGAAGCTGCTTACTTGAAAAGGTCCCACAAGAAGTATGCATTTGAAGCTTACATTTCAAGGAGAATGTTTTCTGGGATATCATTGAAATCTTATAATGTGGATGGTATTATGAGATATGATGATCCCATCGATGTGTTGATTGAGAATCCAGATTCAGATTTTGCCCGATATTGTGGAGAAAAGTATCTCCAAGTTGTTCATCCAATGATGGAAACACGGTTTTTTGGGAATCTAGATCACAGGACGCTTGTATTGAGCGGCAAGCATCCAAGAACATCATTCTACCAAATATTTGCAAGAATGGCAAGGTGGATTTGGGTTTTGCACAGAATTGCACCTTTGATAGATTCTGAAGCAAAAATGTTTGCTGTCAAAAGAGGAAGCAAATTCTCACATGTTTATATGGAGTCGGTGGTGGAGGATGGAGAAGATGCAGCTGTCTCGGATGGAAGAAAGGTTGAGTTTATGGTCATGCCAGGATTTAAAATTCTAGAGACATTAGTGAAGTCTCGTGTGTATGTTTCAAAATGA
- the LOC101299069 gene encoding CBL-interacting serine/threonine-protein kinase 11-like — translation MPEIEQQQQQVVLRIPDNALFGKYELGKLLGCGAFAKVYHARNVFTGQSVAVKVINKKKLNGTSLMSNVTREISIMRRLRHPNIVKLYEVMASKTKIYFILEFVKGGELFAKVSKGRFSEALSRKYFQQLISAVGYCHSRGVYHRDLKPENLLVDDNGNLKVSDFGLSAVTGQIRPDGLLHTLCGTPAYVAPEILTKRGYDGAKVDMWSCGVILYVLNAGFLPFNDPNLMAMYKKIYKGEFRCPKWMSQDLKRFLGRVLDTNPMTRITVDGVLNDPWFRKGGEYKEISFYDDDKPDEEQKCMTNLNAFDIISYSAGLDLSGLFESTNPIQDSERIVSSETVETMVGRVEEFAKEEKLRVRRKKDWGMEMEGQNGNLVIGVEVSRLTESLVVVEAKRTGGESGPFNDMWNKLKPRLVLGREETVEEDLSLIASSSSLSSV, via the coding sequence ATGCCAGAGATCGAACAACAGCAGCAGCAAGTAGTGCTCCGCATCCCAGACAATGCCCTGTTCGGGAAATACGAGCTGGGCAAGCTTCTGGGATGCGGGGCCTTCGCGAAGGTGTACCACGCAAGGAATGTGTTCACCGGCCAGAGCGTGGCCGTGAAGGTGATCAACAAAAAGAAGCTAAACGGTACCAGCCTCATGTCGAACGTGACACGCGAGATTTCCATTATGAGACGGTTACGGCACCCAAACATTGTCAAGCTTTACGAAGTCATGGCCTCCAAGACTAAGATCTACTTCATCCTTGAGTTCGTCAAAGGCGGCGAGCTTTTCGCTAAGGTCTCGAAGGGAAGATTCTCGGAGGCTCTGAGCCGGAAATATTTCCAGCAGCTGATCTCCGCCGTAGGGTACTGCCACTCTAGGGGAGTCTACCACCGTGATCTGAAGCCGGAGAATTTGCTGGTGGACGATAACGGGAATTTGAAAGTTTCGGACTTTGGTCTCAGCGCGGTGACGGGTCAGATCCGACCCGACGGGCTGCTCCACACGCTTTGCGGGACGCCGGCTTACGTGGCGCCGGAGATCTTGACGAAGAGAGGGTACGACGGAGCAAAGGTGGACATGTGGTCGTGCGGTGTGATTCTTTATGTATTGAACGCCGGGTTCTTGCCGTTTAACGACCCGAATCTGATGGCGATGTACAAGAAGATTTACAAGGGGGAGTTCCGGTGCCCCAAGTGGATGTCGCAGGATTTGAAAAGGTTCTTGGGTCGGGTCCTGGATACCAACCCGATGACCCGGATCACCGTGGACGGCGTCCTGAACGACCCGTGGTTCAGAAAAGGCGGCGAGTACAAGGAGATCAGTTTCTATGATGATGACAAACCGGACGAGGAGCAGAAATGCATGACGAATTTGAATGCTTTCGATATCATTTCTTACTCGGCGGGTCTGGATCTTTCCGGGTTGTTCGAGTCGACTAACCCGATCCAGGACTCGGAGCGGATCGTGTCGTCGGAGACGGTGGAGACGATGGTGGGGAGAGTGGAGGAGTTTGCTAAGGAGGAGAAGTTGAGGGTGAGGAGGAAGAAGGATTGGGGGATGGAAATGGAAGGGCAGAATGGTAATTTGGTGATTGGAGTGGAGGTGTCGAGGTTGACGGAGAGTTTGGTGGTTGTGGAGGCCAAGAGAACAGGCGGGGAGTCTGGGCCGTTCAATGACATGTGGAATAAGCTCAAACCCCGTCTTGTCTTAGGCCGTGAAGAAACAGTCGAAGAAGACTTGTCTTTGATCGCTTCTTCTTCTTCTTTGTCGTCTGTATAG